The following are encoded together in the Paraburkholderia sp. BL10I2N1 genome:
- a CDS encoding amino acid synthesis family protein, producing MTVKLRKLVVQVDETRIEMGQTIEPPVRRAVAIAVIENPYAGRYEAKLDALIEAGEELGGLLGTKCVEALGIAPGDAQSYGKAAIVGEAGELEHAAAILHPKLGAPLRVAVEKGAALVPSAKKIGTLGTAIDVPLGHKDAAYVRSHFDAIEARVSDAPRANEIVVAVAVTASGRPLPRIGGLQASEIKGEDGLR from the coding sequence ATGACAGTCAAGCTTCGCAAGCTGGTTGTGCAGGTCGATGAAACGCGCATTGAAATGGGTCAGACAATCGAACCGCCGGTCCGGCGTGCAGTAGCGATTGCCGTGATCGAGAATCCCTATGCGGGACGCTATGAGGCGAAACTCGACGCGCTGATCGAAGCCGGCGAAGAACTCGGCGGCCTCCTTGGCACTAAGTGCGTCGAAGCGCTTGGCATTGCGCCGGGCGATGCCCAGAGTTATGGCAAGGCGGCGATTGTCGGCGAAGCGGGCGAACTCGAGCATGCCGCCGCCATCCTTCATCCGAAGCTCGGCGCGCCGCTGCGGGTCGCCGTCGAAAAGGGCGCGGCGTTGGTGCCGTCAGCGAAAAAGATCGGCACGCTTGGCACCGCAATCGACGTGCCGCTTGGCCACAAGGACGCCGCCTATGTGCGCAGCCATTTCGACGCGATCGAAGCACGCGTCTCCGATGCGCCGCGTGCGAATGAGATCGTCGTGGCCGTTGCGGTCACGGCGTCGGGCCGGCCGCTGCCGCGTATCGGCGGATTGCAGGCCAGCGAGATCAAGGGCGAAGACGGTTTGCGCTGA
- a CDS encoding ABC transporter ATP-binding protein — translation MSLLRVSGLSKSFGGLKAVDGVSFDLEAGQLLALLGPNGAGKSTCFNMVNGQLRPSSGSIVFDGHELVGRRPRDIWRLGVGRTFQIAATFNSMTVLENVQMALVSRERKLFGLWKATSSWYADEAMSLLEQVGMAADAHRACGVLAYGDVKRIELAIALANRPKLLLMDEPTAGMAPKERHDLMALTRRLVTERQIGVLFTEHSMDVVFAYADRMIVLARGKLIAEGSGEAIRNDARVQEVYFGTGKTFQPRAPLAGTDSQGALQ, via the coding sequence ATGAGCCTGTTGCGCGTGTCCGGGCTGTCGAAGTCGTTTGGCGGCCTCAAGGCCGTCGACGGCGTGTCGTTCGATCTCGAAGCCGGTCAGCTGCTCGCCTTGCTTGGGCCGAACGGCGCGGGCAAGTCGACCTGCTTCAACATGGTCAACGGGCAGTTGCGCCCGTCGTCGGGTTCGATCGTATTCGACGGGCACGAACTCGTCGGACGTCGTCCGCGCGATATCTGGCGGTTGGGCGTTGGCCGCACGTTCCAGATTGCCGCGACGTTCAATTCGATGACCGTGCTGGAAAACGTGCAGATGGCGCTGGTTTCGCGCGAGCGCAAGCTGTTTGGTCTCTGGAAAGCGACCTCGTCCTGGTATGCGGACGAGGCGATGAGTCTGCTCGAACAGGTCGGCATGGCCGCTGACGCGCACCGCGCGTGTGGCGTGCTGGCGTATGGCGACGTCAAACGCATCGAGCTGGCGATTGCGCTGGCCAACCGTCCGAAGCTGCTGCTGATGGATGAGCCGACTGCAGGCATGGCGCCGAAGGAGCGTCACGACCTGATGGCGCTCACCAGACGTCTCGTCACCGAACGGCAGATTGGCGTGCTTTTCACGGAACACAGCATGGATGTCGTATTCGCTTACGCCGACCGCATGATCGTGCTCGCACGCGGCAAGCTGATCGCCGAAGGCAGTGGGGAAGCGATCCGCAACGATGCACGCGTGCAGGAAGTGTATTTCGGCACCGGCAAGACGTTCCAGCCTCGCGCGCCGCTTGCCGGTACGGATTCACAGGGAGCGCTGCAATGA
- a CDS encoding amino acid synthesis family protein: MFEIRRVLTHVEDIFHEFGPAPAQPLRRGAIAAVMTNPFAGRYEPEIQHAMEALKPIGVDLAQRLLAAMNVPHAAIEGYGKGAIVGSAGELEHGALWHVPGGYAMRELLEKNGVPTNAIVPSTKKVGPPSGALDVPLTHVNASYVRSHFDAIEVRVPGSPTANEVVYILAMSTGQRVHARVGGLAKEAIVGKDGLR, from the coding sequence GTGTTCGAAATACGCCGCGTGCTGACGCACGTCGAAGACATTTTTCACGAGTTCGGGCCCGCGCCCGCGCAACCGCTGCGGCGCGGTGCGATTGCCGCGGTGATGACCAACCCGTTCGCCGGTCGCTACGAACCGGAGATCCAGCATGCCATGGAAGCGCTCAAGCCGATCGGCGTCGATCTCGCGCAACGGCTACTCGCGGCGATGAACGTGCCGCACGCGGCGATCGAAGGCTACGGCAAAGGAGCCATCGTCGGCTCGGCGGGAGAGCTGGAACACGGCGCGCTGTGGCACGTGCCCGGCGGCTATGCGATGCGTGAACTGCTGGAAAAGAATGGGGTACCGACCAACGCGATCGTGCCGTCGACCAAGAAGGTCGGCCCGCCATCCGGCGCGCTCGATGTGCCGCTGACGCATGTCAACGCAAGCTACGTGCGCAGCCATTTCGACGCAATCGAAGTGCGCGTGCCCGGATCTCCGACAGCGAATGAAGTGGTGTATATCCTCGCGATGAGTACGGGGCAGCGCGTGCATGCGCGCGTCGGTGGGCTCGCAAAGGAAGCGATCGTCGGCAAGGACGGTCTGCGTTAA
- a CDS encoding ABC transporter ATP-binding protein, producing the protein MSEPMLKVSGLNAFYGRAHILFDVGLEVGRGEVVALMGRNGAGKSTTMKAVMGLLPRKQGEVCFRGTDITALPPYRIARMGMGFVPEDRRVFADLTVMENLDAGRQPPREGAPQWTPDKLFRLFPNLGEMPKRPGGQMSGGEQQMLTVSRTLMGNPHLVLLDEPSEGVAPVIVEQMANMILELKREGLSILLSEQNLHFAELVSDRAYVLEKGQIRFSGTIGELAKNETVRRAYLSV; encoded by the coding sequence ATGAGCGAGCCGATGCTCAAGGTGTCCGGCCTCAACGCGTTCTATGGCCGCGCCCACATCCTGTTCGATGTCGGGCTTGAAGTCGGCCGAGGCGAAGTGGTTGCGCTGATGGGGCGCAACGGCGCGGGCAAGTCGACGACGATGAAAGCCGTCATGGGCCTCTTGCCGCGCAAACAGGGCGAGGTGTGCTTTCGCGGCACGGACATCACTGCGTTACCGCCATACCGTATCGCGCGGATGGGCATGGGCTTCGTGCCGGAAGACCGGCGCGTGTTCGCCGATCTCACCGTGATGGAAAACCTCGATGCCGGTCGCCAGCCGCCGCGCGAGGGTGCGCCGCAATGGACCCCTGACAAGCTGTTCCGCCTCTTTCCCAATCTCGGCGAAATGCCGAAGCGTCCGGGTGGGCAGATGAGCGGCGGCGAGCAGCAGATGTTGACCGTATCGCGCACGTTGATGGGCAATCCACATCTCGTGCTACTCGATGAACCGTCGGAGGGCGTCGCGCCGGTGATCGTCGAACAGATGGCGAACATGATTCTCGAACTGAAGCGCGAGGGGCTGTCGATCCTGCTGTCGGAACAGAACCTGCACTTTGCCGAACTGGTTAGCGATCGTGCGTATGTTCTTGAAAAAGGGCAGATCCGCTTTAGCGGCACGATCGGCGAACTCGCGAAGAACGAAACAGTCAGGCGCGCGTATCTGAGCGTTTGA
- a CDS encoding (2Fe-2S)-binding protein, whose amino-acid sequence MNRLMPLTLNVNGATHRVDADVDTPLLYLLRNDLELNGPKFGCGLGECGACTVLLDGMPTRACVTTARVAQGREITTLEGLGTRHALHPVQQAFIEEQAAQCGYCLNGMIMTAKALLDRDPHPNVDVIRRELSRNLCRCGTHVEIVRAVQRAAELLAARHESAGGHA is encoded by the coding sequence ATGAACCGCCTGATGCCACTGACGCTCAACGTGAACGGCGCAACGCACCGCGTTGACGCTGACGTCGACACGCCTCTGCTCTACCTGTTGCGTAACGATCTGGAGTTGAATGGCCCGAAGTTCGGCTGCGGCCTGGGCGAATGCGGTGCCTGCACCGTTTTGCTGGACGGCATGCCGACGCGTGCCTGCGTGACCACCGCCAGGGTCGCGCAGGGCCGCGAGATCACGACGCTCGAAGGTCTGGGCACACGCCATGCGCTGCATCCGGTTCAGCAGGCCTTCATCGAAGAACAGGCCGCGCAATGCGGCTACTGTCTGAACGGCATGATCATGACCGCAAAGGCGTTGCTCGACCGCGATCCGCATCCGAACGTCGACGTGATCCGGCGGGAGCTGTCGCGCAATCTTTGTCGCTGCGGCACGCACGTCGAGATCGTGCGTGCCGTGCAGCGCGCGGCCGAACTGCTTGCCGCGCGGCATGAAAGCGCCGGAGGCCACGCATGA
- a CDS encoding ABC transporter permease, with translation MLSNLLVQLVNGLADASALFLVAAGLSLIFGVTRIVNFAHGSLYMIGTYVAYSIASRFGATAGGFWFSVLAAALVVAVLGALVEMIVLRRIYQAPELFNLLATFALVLIFRDAALWIWGPQDLFGPRAPHLAGAVDLLGHPLPTYDIVLMVIGPLVLLVLWYALTRTRWGTLVRAATQDREILGALGINQAWLFTGVFFVGAFLAGLGGALQVPRMSANLSLDLETIGNAFVVVVVGGMGSIPGAFVAALLIAEIKALCIGIGNVSIGGIDLSLSKFTLVAEFVVMAVVLVVRPWGLLGRATAAVRAMAAPEAPLRPAGKRLRVLAVVALLVLALAPLAANAFPYMPVLLVEILIAVLFATSLHFIMGPGGMHSFGHAAYFGLGAYGAALFLKVLDLPMEAALLLGPLLAVVGALVFGWFCVRLSGVYLAMLTLAFAQIVWSVVFQWDDVTGGSNGILGLWPSTWLSSPVAYYYLTLVCAVIGVWLLRKMLFSPLGYAMRASRDSVLRAEAIGIDVKRVQWAAFVIASLFCGLAGSLYAFSKGTISPEVISVSRSVDGLVMVLLGGLQTLTGPIVGAAVFTWLQDTVARQTDYWQALLGLAILLLVIAFPQGIVGFIRDRFGDDDVTTKNGDASTRAPGAAVKEGL, from the coding sequence ATGCTTTCGAATCTGCTGGTACAACTCGTCAACGGACTGGCCGATGCGTCAGCGCTCTTTCTCGTCGCGGCCGGGCTGTCGCTGATTTTCGGTGTGACGCGCATCGTCAACTTCGCGCATGGCTCGCTCTACATGATCGGCACTTACGTTGCGTACAGCATCGCCAGCCGCTTTGGGGCGACGGCGGGGGGCTTCTGGTTTTCCGTGCTTGCGGCCGCGCTGGTAGTGGCGGTGCTGGGCGCCCTTGTCGAGATGATCGTGCTAAGGCGCATCTATCAGGCACCGGAGTTGTTCAATCTCCTCGCGACGTTCGCGCTCGTGCTGATCTTTCGCGACGCGGCGCTATGGATCTGGGGGCCGCAGGATCTGTTCGGCCCGCGCGCGCCGCATCTCGCCGGCGCGGTCGATCTGCTCGGCCATCCACTGCCCACCTACGACATCGTGCTGATGGTCATCGGACCGCTCGTGCTGCTGGTCCTCTGGTATGCGTTGACGCGCACGCGCTGGGGCACGCTCGTGCGCGCCGCCACCCAGGATCGCGAGATACTCGGCGCGCTCGGTATCAATCAGGCGTGGCTGTTCACCGGCGTCTTTTTTGTCGGCGCGTTTCTGGCCGGACTGGGTGGCGCGCTGCAGGTGCCGCGCATGTCGGCGAACCTGTCGCTGGATCTGGAGACGATCGGCAATGCGTTCGTGGTCGTGGTGGTCGGCGGGATGGGTTCGATCCCTGGCGCGTTTGTCGCCGCGTTGCTGATCGCTGAAATCAAGGCGCTTTGTATCGGCATCGGCAACGTGTCGATTGGCGGCATCGATCTTTCGTTGAGCAAGTTCACGCTGGTTGCCGAATTCGTCGTGATGGCCGTGGTGCTCGTCGTGCGGCCCTGGGGACTGCTGGGTCGCGCCACTGCCGCGGTACGCGCGATGGCCGCACCGGAAGCTCCGCTGCGGCCAGCAGGCAAGCGCTTGCGGGTGCTGGCGGTTGTTGCGCTGCTCGTGCTTGCACTTGCACCGCTCGCCGCGAACGCGTTTCCGTATATGCCCGTGCTGCTTGTCGAAATCCTGATCGCGGTGCTGTTTGCGACGAGCCTGCATTTCATCATGGGGCCGGGCGGCATGCATTCGTTCGGGCATGCCGCGTACTTTGGGCTCGGCGCGTATGGCGCTGCGCTCTTTCTTAAGGTCCTTGATCTGCCGATGGAAGCCGCATTGCTGCTCGGACCGCTGCTTGCGGTGGTCGGCGCGCTCGTGTTCGGCTGGTTTTGCGTGCGGCTCTCCGGCGTCTATCTCGCGATGCTGACGCTCGCGTTCGCGCAGATCGTGTGGTCCGTCGTGTTCCAGTGGGATGACGTCACCGGCGGCAGTAACGGCATTCTTGGACTATGGCCATCGACCTGGCTTTCGTCGCCCGTTGCGTATTACTACCTGACGCTGGTGTGTGCTGTGATCGGCGTGTGGCTACTGCGCAAAATGCTGTTCTCGCCGCTGGGTTATGCGATGCGCGCGTCGCGCGATTCGGTGCTGCGGGCCGAGGCGATCGGTATCGACGTCAAGCGGGTGCAATGGGCGGCATTTGTCATTGCCTCGCTGTTTTGCGGGCTCGCTGGCTCGCTGTACGCGTTTTCGAAAGGCACGATTTCGCCTGAGGTGATCAGTGTGAGCCGCTCTGTCGATGGTCTCGTGATGGTGTTGCTCGGCGGTCTGCAGACGCTGACCGGCCCGATTGTCGGCGCTGCGGTGTTCACTTGGCTGCAGGATACGGTCGCGCGTCAGACCGACTACTGGCAGGCGCTGCTCGGCCTGGCGATCCTGCTGCTCGTCATCGCGTTTCCGCAAGGCATCGTCGGGTTTATCCGCGACCGCTTCGGCGATGACGACGTCACCACCAAAAATGGCGATGCCAGCACCCGCGCGCCGGGCGCCGCGGTGAAGGAGGGCCTATGA
- a CDS encoding molybdopterin cofactor-binding domain-containing protein translates to MTGPDFSVDRRREPVSRQMLFDSTNVLIVTRPPQAPARPASGQPGSRSSHVPTEPDLFLAVRGDGSVVAFNGHVDLGTGIDTALAQIVAEELDVPLTRVGMVLGHTVDAPNQGPTIASATIQISAVPLRQAAAQARQFLVREAAQRWNVSAESLDVRDGIVHRLGGDIAEGIGYAELIAGRRIELKLSPETPVKSPDEYRIVGRSTPRVDIPAKATGELTFVHDVRVPGMLHGRVVRPPYAGIAQGDFIGNSLVHVDEASVSDMPGIAKVVVIRDFVGIVAEREEVAQNAAKRLDVRWKPVEGIPALDSSEEVEAALRGNPAKRRDLLIEGDVDAALANEAKMLERTYVWPFQMHASIGPSCAVADYRDGTLKVWSGTQNPHSLRADLALLLSLDETQIEVVRMEAAGCYGRNCADDVAADAALLSRAVGKPVRVQLSREDEHAWEPKGAAQLMDVRGAVDANGVLTGYDFATRYPSNDAPTLALLLTGAIPPQPQVFEMGDRTAVPPYDYQSMRVVCDDTPPIVRASWLRGVSALPNTFAHESFIDELAAEAGIDPVEFRLQHLTDPRAIDLVKATAEKAGWAPRAMTLKRDEDMGDEQNDIAHGRGFAYARYVHSKFPGFGAAWAAWVADIEVNRKSGEMAVKRVVVGQDTGTMVNPDGVRHQIHGNVIQATSRALKERVTFGGTAVTSQEWGAYPILTFREVPVIDVLMMPRHGEPPMGTGESASLPGAAAIANALFDATGVRFRRPPFTPDVIRAALADAQAEEKAARRKKRWRFGLPGLLGALAAGAAGLLGAMSLAPQPLAPITPPLASAFAPDLVARGKVLAAAGDCAVCHTAHNGVPNAGGLPLETPFGTVYSTNITPDAQTGIGNWSLDAFTRAMRQGIHRDGRHLYPAFPYTSFKNVSDDDLKALYAYLMSQTPVRSRPPETNLAFPFNVRPLMAVWNGLFLGRNTVAHDPEQTAQWNRGAYLVNGLGHCSACHTPRNALGAEKTGAAFLSGGTADGWQAPALTTSSDVPVPWTEDELFSYLRFGHAKLHGVAAGPMAAVVSELSALPDADVRAMATYLASLNPTEPNADPQALAREYEKASSATAMESASSLGAKLFDGACAACHHMGSGPQLFGAHPSLALNTNLHSATPDNLIRVILDGIGSPAQPDLGTMPAYRDSFNDAQVAELVAHLRQQFAGGKPAWQNVEAAVARIRADSRTDAQAN, encoded by the coding sequence ATGACCGGGCCGGACTTCAGCGTCGATCGCCGTCGCGAGCCTGTATCGCGCCAGATGTTGTTCGACAGCACGAACGTGCTGATCGTCACGCGGCCGCCGCAGGCGCCTGCCAGGCCTGCGAGCGGGCAACCGGGTTCGAGGTCGTCACACGTGCCGACCGAACCCGATCTGTTCCTCGCGGTACGCGGTGACGGCAGCGTGGTCGCGTTCAACGGGCACGTCGATCTAGGCACGGGGATCGACACCGCGCTTGCGCAGATCGTCGCGGAAGAACTCGATGTGCCGCTGACGCGAGTTGGCATGGTGCTGGGGCACACCGTTGATGCGCCGAACCAGGGGCCGACGATCGCAAGCGCGACGATCCAGATTTCGGCGGTTCCGCTGCGTCAGGCTGCGGCTCAGGCGCGGCAGTTTCTCGTCCGAGAGGCGGCGCAACGCTGGAATGTGAGCGCGGAATCGCTCGATGTGCGCGATGGCATCGTGCACCGCCTGGGCGGCGATATCGCAGAAGGCATTGGCTACGCTGAACTCATCGCAGGGCGGCGTATCGAGTTGAAGCTCTCGCCGGAGACGCCGGTGAAGTCGCCGGACGAATACCGCATCGTCGGCAGAAGTACACCGCGTGTCGACATTCCGGCTAAAGCCACGGGCGAGCTGACCTTCGTTCACGACGTGCGCGTGCCGGGCATGCTGCATGGGCGTGTGGTGCGCCCGCCGTATGCGGGCATCGCACAGGGCGATTTCATCGGCAATAGCCTCGTGCATGTCGATGAAGCGTCCGTGAGCGATATGCCAGGTATCGCGAAGGTTGTTGTGATTCGGGATTTCGTCGGTATCGTGGCAGAGCGCGAAGAGGTCGCGCAGAATGCGGCGAAGCGACTCGATGTGCGATGGAAACCTGTAGAAGGCATCCCCGCACTCGATAGCAGCGAAGAAGTCGAAGCCGCGTTGCGAGGGAATCCGGCGAAGCGTCGCGATCTGCTGATCGAGGGCGACGTCGATGCGGCGCTCGCGAACGAAGCCAAAATGCTGGAACGCACCTACGTATGGCCGTTTCAGATGCATGCATCGATCGGGCCGTCCTGTGCGGTCGCCGACTATCGTGATGGGACGCTCAAGGTCTGGTCGGGCACGCAGAATCCCCATTCACTGAGGGCGGACCTTGCGCTGCTCCTCTCGCTCGATGAAACGCAGATCGAGGTCGTCAGAATGGAAGCGGCGGGCTGCTACGGCCGCAACTGCGCCGACGACGTTGCCGCCGACGCAGCGCTTCTGTCGCGTGCAGTGGGCAAGCCGGTGCGTGTGCAACTGTCGCGGGAAGACGAACACGCATGGGAGCCAAAAGGCGCGGCGCAATTGATGGATGTGCGCGGCGCGGTCGATGCAAACGGCGTGCTGACGGGCTATGACTTCGCGACCCGTTACCCATCGAACGACGCGCCCACGCTCGCATTGCTGTTGACTGGCGCGATTCCCCCGCAGCCGCAGGTATTTGAAATGGGCGACCGTACGGCGGTGCCGCCGTACGACTATCAGTCGATGCGTGTGGTCTGCGACGACACGCCGCCGATCGTGCGAGCCTCATGGCTGCGTGGCGTGTCTGCGTTGCCGAATACGTTCGCGCACGAATCGTTCATCGACGAACTTGCTGCTGAAGCAGGCATCGACCCTGTTGAATTTCGTTTGCAGCACCTGACCGATCCGCGTGCGATCGATCTTGTGAAGGCCACTGCGGAAAAAGCCGGGTGGGCGCCGCGCGCCATGACGCTCAAGCGGGACGAAGACATGGGCGATGAGCAGAACGACATCGCACATGGACGCGGGTTCGCGTACGCCCGCTACGTGCACAGCAAGTTTCCGGGCTTCGGTGCGGCATGGGCAGCCTGGGTCGCCGATATCGAGGTCAACAGGAAGAGTGGCGAGATGGCTGTGAAGCGCGTCGTCGTCGGGCAGGACACGGGGACGATGGTGAATCCCGACGGCGTGCGCCATCAGATCCACGGCAACGTGATTCAGGCGACCAGCCGTGCGTTGAAGGAGCGCGTGACGTTCGGCGGCACGGCGGTCACGAGTCAGGAGTGGGGCGCCTATCCGATCCTGACGTTCCGCGAAGTGCCCGTGATCGATGTGCTGATGATGCCGCGTCACGGCGAGCCGCCGATGGGCACCGGCGAATCCGCGTCGTTGCCTGGTGCGGCTGCCATCGCGAATGCGTTGTTCGACGCGACCGGCGTGCGCTTTCGCCGGCCGCCCTTTACGCCGGATGTGATCCGCGCCGCACTGGCCGATGCGCAGGCGGAAGAGAAAGCGGCCCGCCGCAAGAAACGCTGGCGCTTCGGTTTGCCCGGCCTGCTCGGCGCGCTGGCAGCAGGCGCAGCGGGCCTGCTCGGTGCGATGTCGCTTGCGCCACAGCCCCTCGCACCCATCACACCGCCGCTTGCAAGCGCGTTCGCCCCGGACCTGGTCGCACGCGGAAAGGTGCTCGCCGCCGCAGGCGATTGCGCCGTTTGCCACACTGCGCACAATGGCGTGCCGAATGCGGGGGGCCTGCCGCTCGAGACGCCGTTCGGCACCGTGTACAGCACGAACATCACGCCGGACGCGCAGACGGGCATCGGCAACTGGTCCCTCGATGCGTTCACGCGTGCCATGCGTCAGGGCATCCATCGCGATGGCCGGCACCTGTATCCCGCGTTTCCGTACACGTCGTTCAAGAACGTCTCCGACGACGACCTGAAAGCGCTTTACGCTTACCTGATGTCGCAGACCCCGGTCCGCTCGCGGCCTCCCGAAACGAATCTCGCCTTCCCGTTCAACGTGCGGCCGTTGATGGCTGTCTGGAACGGCCTGTTTCTCGGCCGGAACACGGTTGCCCACGATCCCGAGCAGACTGCGCAGTGGAATCGCGGCGCGTATCTCGTCAACGGACTCGGCCATTGCAGCGCCTGTCATACGCCGCGCAACGCGCTAGGCGCAGAGAAGACCGGCGCGGCGTTTCTGTCGGGCGGTACCGCCGACGGCTGGCAGGCGCCAGCGCTCACGACAAGCTCAGACGTGCCGGTGCCCTGGACTGAAGACGAGCTGTTCAGCTACCTGCGCTTCGGTCACGCGAAGCTGCACGGTGTGGCGGCGGGCCCGATGGCGGCCGTGGTCAGCGAACTGTCGGCGTTGCCCGACGCCGACGTTCGCGCGATGGCAACCTACCTCGCGTCGCTCAATCCCACCGAACCGAACGCGGATCCGCAGGCACTCGCCCGCGAGTACGAGAAGGCCAGCTCCGCAACCGCTATGGAGTCCGCCTCCAGCCTCGGTGCGAAGCTCTTCGACGGCGCCTGCGCCGCGTGTCACCACATGGGCAGCGGGCCGCAACTTTTTGGCGCGCATCCGTCGCTTGCGCTCAACACGAACCTGCACAGCGCAACGCCGGACAACCTGATACGCGTGATTCTCGATGGGATTGGCTCGCCTGCGCAACCGGATCTCGGTACGATGCCGGCTTACCGCGACAGCTTCAACGATGCCCAGGTCGCCGAACTCGTGGCGCACCTGCGGCAGCAGTTCGCGGGCGGCAAGCCCGCATGGCAGAACGTCGAGGCTGCGGTCGCGCGGATTCGGGCCGATTCGCGGACTGATGCGCAGGCCAATTAG
- a CDS encoding amidohydrolase family protein translates to MAAETLTGTSGKVVVKNIGLLLSGDIDKPILDADTIVIDDGVIVAVGREKDCDPEGARTTIDCKGTTVAPGLIDSHVHPVFGDWTPRQNQMGWIESNLNGGVTTMISAGEVHLPGRPKDVIGVKALAITAQRSFEGMRGAGVGGGVKVLAGAPVIEKGMVESDFKELADAGVKLLGEVGLGSVKAGEEAGQMVAWARKYGIQSTIHTGGPSIPGSGLIDKDVVLAADADVIGHINGGHTSLPYKHVCDLCEQSTRALEIVHNGNERIALLTARHAIELKCPHRIILGTDSPAGSGVQPLGILRMIALISSLADVPAEIAFCFATGNTARQRNLRQGLIETGRPADLVFMDRAQHTAGSTLLESVQLGDVPGIGMVMIDGLIRCRRSRNTPPATEVPVVV, encoded by the coding sequence ATGGCAGCAGAGACGTTGACGGGCACTTCGGGGAAGGTCGTGGTCAAGAACATCGGCCTGCTGTTATCGGGCGATATCGACAAGCCGATTCTCGATGCAGACACGATCGTGATCGACGATGGCGTGATCGTCGCGGTGGGCAGGGAGAAGGACTGCGACCCTGAAGGCGCGCGCACGACGATCGATTGCAAGGGCACGACGGTCGCGCCTGGGCTCATCGATTCCCACGTGCATCCCGTATTCGGCGACTGGACGCCGCGTCAGAATCAGATGGGCTGGATTGAATCGAATCTGAACGGCGGCGTGACGACGATGATCTCCGCCGGCGAAGTGCATCTGCCGGGCCGCCCGAAAGACGTGATCGGCGTGAAGGCGCTTGCGATCACCGCACAGCGTTCGTTCGAAGGAATGCGTGGTGCGGGCGTTGGTGGCGGCGTGAAGGTGCTGGCCGGCGCACCGGTGATCGAGAAAGGCATGGTCGAGTCCGACTTCAAGGAACTGGCCGACGCTGGCGTCAAACTGCTGGGCGAAGTCGGGCTGGGAAGCGTGAAAGCTGGCGAGGAAGCTGGCCAGATGGTCGCCTGGGCGCGCAAGTACGGCATCCAGAGCACGATACACACAGGCGGCCCGTCGATCCCCGGTTCAGGATTGATCGACAAGGACGTTGTGCTCGCCGCCGATGCCGATGTCATCGGCCATATCAACGGCGGCCATACATCGCTGCCGTACAAACATGTCTGCGATTTGTGCGAGCAGTCCACCCGCGCGCTCGAAATCGTCCACAACGGCAATGAGCGCATTGCGCTCTTGACCGCGCGTCACGCGATCGAACTCAAATGTCCGCATCGGATCATCCTCGGCACAGATAGCCCGGCTGGCTCCGGTGTGCAGCCGCTTGGCATTCTGCGGATGATCGCGTTGATCTCGAGCCTTGCCGACGTGCCCGCTGAAATCGCCTTCTGCTTCGCGACGGGGAATACGGCGCGTCAACGCAATCTGCGCCAGGGGTTGATCGAAACGGGGCGTCCCGCTGATCTGGTATTCATGGACCGCGCGCAGCACACAGCGGGCAGTACGCTGCTGGAAAGCGTGCAACTGGGCGACGTGCCCGGCATCGGCATGGTGATGATCGACGGCCTGATTCGCTGCCGACGCAGCCGCAATACGCCGCCGGCCACTGAAGTGCCGGTGGTGGTCTGA